In Deltaproteobacteria bacterium, the DNA window ACAGCTATTACTTTAGAACCACGGTGCGATTCGAAACTTCAGCGCCGCAGTATGTATTCATGAATCGCATCCTCGCGGTGGCCACCGGCGATCGCCGCGCCCAGGGCCCGCTCTACGTCATCAACGAGCTCCTCTGAGGCCACGCCATGCGCACCCGACCGCTGATGACGCTCCACCTCACCACCGCGCCCACCCAGAACCTGGGCTCCGTCGCGCACGGCACGCGCGTGACCTATCCCGTCACCGGCGGCTTCTTCGAGGGCGAGCGGCTCCACGGCAAGGTGCTCCCCGGCGGCGATGACTGGACGGTGAAGCGCGCCGACGGTGCGATAGAGCTCGACCTGCGCGCCACGCTCGAGACCCACGACGGCGCGCTCATCTACATGACGTTCACGGGGATCCGCGTCGACACGCCGGAGGGGCTCTACCTGCGCACCTTCCCACGCTTCGAGACCGCGGCGTCGCAGTATGCATTCTTGAATCGCCTGCTCGCGGTGGACGCCGGCAAGCTCACCCCCGATGGGCCCGTGCACGTGATCGAAGAGATCCTCTGAGCCGAAGGCGGGCCAGGGCGCCTCGTTCATCATCGATCTCCCGCTGAAGTCGACGCCGACCGGAAATCTCCGAGCGCACCGCCCGGCGTCGCAGCGCTCGAATTGGGCGCTCGAATTCCGCGTGTTACCCTCGAGCCGTCCTCCTTTTTCCTCGGAGCCGGACCATGAACGGTCTCTCGCGCTTCACCCTCGTCGCGATGGGCATGGCAGCGCTCACCGCCTGCTCCGGCAACAAGTCGGGCTCGACCACCACCGGCAAGACCACCGCCACCGCAGGCACCACCGCCGGCAACGGCACCACCACCGCGGGCACCACCGCCGGCAACGGCGCGGGCAACGGCTCCGCGAATGGCTCTGGCACCGGAACCACGTCGACGAACTCGTCGGGCGGGAACACGGGCACGTCGGGGCTCACCACCTCGGGCACGTCGTGCGTGAACCTTCAGTGCCAGGTGCAGAGCTGCTCCGGCGGCGGGCACACGCAGATCAAGGGAACGATCATGGACCCGGCGGGCAAGGACCCGCTCTACAACGTCGTGGCCTACATCCCGAACTCCACGGTGCAACCGCTCACGGCGGGCGCCTCGTGCGACTCGTGCAACTCGCTCTTCAGCGGTCAGCCGATGGCCGCCGCGCTCTCCGACGACAAGGGCCAGTTCACCATCAACGACGCGCCGGTGGGCAACAACATCCCGCTGGTGATCCAGGTGGGAAAGTGGCGCACGCACGTCACCATCCCCAACGTGCCCGCCTGCGCCGTCACCGACGTGGGCGCCGTCTCGCTGCCGTCGAAGATGGACGCCAACGACCCCATCATCAACCTGCCGGACATCGCCATCTCCACCGGCTCGGCCGACTCGCTGGAGTGCCTGCTGGTGCGCGTGGGCATCGACCCGTCGGAGTACGTGGCCGGCAACAGCAGCGCGGGACGCGTGCACATCTTCAGCGGCGGTCACACGCCCAATGGCGGCGGCGGCGGCAGCACCCCCGGCAAGCCCGAACTCAATGTGATGAACGGCGCGCCGGAGAGCTCGACCGCACTATGGAATAGCCCGTCGAACCTCATGAGTTACGACATTGTCTTGCTCTCGTGCGAGGGCGGCGAGACGTACGACGCCGTGCCCGCCAACCTCGAGGCCTACCTGAACGCCGGCGGGCGCGTGTTCGCGTCCCACTTCCACTACGCCTGGTTCTCCGGGCCCATCGACACCAACCAGAGCTACAACGCGCCCGGCGACTGGGGCGACAACCTCGCCACCTGGACCGGCGGCGCCAACGGCGCCTCCTCCGCCAACGGCAAGATCGTCAGCACGCTCTTCAATGGCCAGCCGTTCTTCAAGGGCCAGGCGCTCGCCTCGTGGCTGGGCAACGTGAACGCGCTGGGCACCAGCGGCGCGCCCGCGGCCGACCTGTACATCAAGGCGCCCAGGGAGAACGCGTCGGTGCAGGCTACAAACACGCCGTCGCAGCAGTGGATCACCGACACCAACTCCACGCTCTACTTCTCCTTCGACACGCCGGTGGTCCTCGACGGCGGCGCGCCTCCGGGTGGCCAGTTCTGCGGCCGCGCGGTCTTCAGCGGCTTGCACGTGGGCGCGGCGTCGTTCGACGGCGTGAACTGCAGCACGGGCACCAACGGCAGCGGCCAGGGTTGCAACACCGGCCACGTGGCCGCTGCGCCGCCTCCAGCGGGCTGCGATACCGCGCACGACCTCTCGCCTCAAGAGAAGGCGCTGGAGTTCATGCTCTTCGATCTGTCGTCGTGCGTGGTGCCCGATAACGTGAACCCCATCACCGACGGCGGAATCGGCGACGGCGGCATCATCTTCAACTAGCAGCTAGACGCCCAGCATGCCGCGCATGAACGGCGCCGAGCTGGCCCAGGCGCTCCATCACCATGCCGCGTGGTCGAAGATCCCCATCGTGGTCATCTCCGGGGATCTGCCGACTTCGCGGGGCGCCGCGTCGTCCGATGCCCCGGCGTGGCTGGGCAAGCCGGTCGAGCACGCAACCCTGCTCGGGCCGGTGCAGCAGGTGGGGTCGCCGCCGAGCTAGCGAGGGTCGTCGTGGAGCACGAACGGGCGCAGGCGGTGGCCGTCGGCATCGGCGAGCACGCAGGTGAAGCCGAAGTCCATGCTCGTCGGCTCCTGCATCACCTGCAGCCCGAGCTTCTTCCAGGCCTCGAAGGTATCGAGCACGCCCTTCTTGTCTGCCAGGCTGAACGAGAGCTCCACGCCACCCGCGGGCCGCGGCTCGGGCTTCACGTCTGCCGAAGCCCAGAGGCCCACCTTCAAGCCGTTGGGCAGCACGTAGAGCACGAACGTCTTCGCGCGCTCCACGGGCTTCACGCCGAAGATCTGGTCGTAGACCTCGGCGCTGGCGAGGGGGTTCTTCACGGCGAGCAGGATGTAGGTCAGGTTCGACATGGTCTCTCTCCTTGTGCTGCGGTGGAGAGCCCAACCTAGGACCGGCCGCTGTCAGTTTTCGTCAGGAGTCGGAATGCCCTGCTCTTCGAACCACTCCGTGAGCAGCGCGCCACGGCCGCGCGGATAGGGCGTCCCGGTCGGCGCGAGGTTCACCACGCGATCCATGCGGAAGTGGCGAAACCCCTCGCGCAGCTCGCAATACGCGACCACCACGCGCGTGCGTTCGAAGAAACCGATGGCGAAGGGCCATATGGTGCGCTTCGTGTTCTCGCCGCCGGCGTCGCGATAGCTCACGCGGAGCTTGTGCTCCTGGCGGATGGCCTGGCGCACGATTCCGATGTCGATGGCGTCGGTGTGCGGCGCCTCCGGCCCGACCATGAGCGTGGCCGCGTGCACCTCGCGCCGCAGCTCGGCGGGCAGGACCGA includes these proteins:
- a CDS encoding drug:proton antiporter, with amino-acid sequence MSNLTYILLAVKNPLASAEVYDQIFGVKPVERAKTFVLYVLPNGLKVGLWASADVKPEPRPAGGVELSFSLADKKGVLDTFEAWKKLGLQVMQEPTSMDFGFTCVLADADGHRLRPFVLHDDPR
- a CDS encoding YafY family transcriptional regulator; its protein translation is MSRAERLLELMQVLRRHRSPVTASALVEELGISERTLYRDIATLRSQGADIQGEPGMGYVLRPGFTLPPLMFTVEELEALVLGSRWVARRTDDRSLGVAARNALAKITSVLPAELRREVHAATLMVGPEAPHTDAIDIGIVRQAIRQEHKLRVSYRDAGGENTKRTIWPFAIGFFERTRVVVAYCELREGFRHFRMDRVVNLAPTGTPYPRGRGALLTEWFEEQGIPTPDEN
- a CDS encoding DUF3237 domain-containing protein, with product MRTRPLMTLHLTTAPTQNLGSVAHGTRVTYPVTGGFFEGERLHGKVLPGGDDWTVKRADGAIELDLRATLETHDGALIYMTFTGIRVDTPEGLYLRTFPRFETAASQYAFLNRLLAVDAGKLTPDGPVHVIEEIL